The following are from one region of the Candidatus Obscuribacterales bacterium genome:
- the rplV gene encoding 50S ribosomal protein L22 — protein sequence MLSRAQAKWVRMSPRKVRRVVNEIRGKSVGEADTILRFMPYTAAREVHKVLRSAMFNLINSPKRPVSEAEVMDMKVVEAHADGGPTLKRSQPHARGRAFPIMKRTSHITVTLSDV from the coding sequence ATGTTGAGTAGAGCACAAGCTAAGTGGGTGAGAATGTCACCGAGAAAGGTGCGTCGTGTGGTCAATGAGATCCGCGGCAAATCTGTTGGTGAAGCTGACACCATTTTGAGATTTATGCCGTACACGGCTGCTCGTGAAGTGCATAAGGTATTGCGTTCCGCAATGTTCAACCTTATCAATTCGCCAAAGCGTCCCGTGTCCGAAGCTGAAGTAATGGATATGAAGGTTGTCGAAGCACATGCTGATGGGGGACCAACCCTTAAGCGCAGCCAACCGCACGCTAGAGGAAGAGCATTCCCCATTATGAAGCGTACAAGTCACATCACCGTCACTCTGTCTGACGTATAA
- the rpsS gene encoding 30S ribosomal protein S19 — protein MARSLKKGPYVHPSLQKKIEEMNRKGEKKVVKVWARASMIIPEMIGHTIAVYNGKKHVPVYVTEQMIGHRLGEFAPTRQFKGHSGAADKTVKRAG, from the coding sequence ATGGCACGTTCGCTTAAGAAGGGACCATATGTACACCCTTCACTGCAAAAGAAAATCGAAGAAATGAACCGCAAAGGCGAGAAAAAAGTCGTCAAAGTGTGGGCACGCGCATCGATGATTATTCCTGAGATGATCGGTCACACCATTGCTGTTTATAACGGTAAGAAGCATGTGCCGGTTTACGTAACCGAGCAAATGATTGGACATAGACTTGGAGAGTTTGCCCCGACACGTCAATTCAAAGGACACTCGGGTGCAGCCGACAAAACAGTAAAGAGGGCTGGCTAA
- the rplB gene encoding 50S ribosomal protein L2, translating into MPPRKVNPTSAGRRNMSLNDFSDLTTSRPEKSLIVPLKKHSGHNNQGRLTVRHKGGGHKQNYRIIDFKRDKEHIEATVKTIEYDPNRNCRICLLFYKDGEKRYILAPIGVKVGDKLMSGPAAEVRDGNALPLRLIPLGTMVHNVEMTKGKGGQMGRSAGAQIQVLAKEGKMATLRLPSGEMRMVHVDCMATIGQLGNTDAKNIRIGKAGRKRWMGIKPANRGVVMNAVDHPHGGGEGKSPIGGKPQTPWGKPAMGYKTRRGKHKTSSKYIVQRRKK; encoded by the coding sequence ATGCCTCCTCGTAAAGTAAATCCAACATCAGCCGGCAGACGGAATATGTCATTAAATGACTTCTCCGATCTGACGACTTCACGTCCGGAAAAATCGTTGATCGTGCCTTTGAAAAAGCACTCCGGTCACAACAACCAAGGACGATTGACAGTTCGCCACAAAGGCGGCGGTCACAAACAGAATTACCGTATTATCGACTTCAAGCGTGACAAAGAGCACATCGAAGCGACAGTAAAAACAATCGAATACGATCCAAACCGCAATTGCCGTATTTGTTTGTTGTTCTACAAAGATGGTGAAAAGCGCTACATCCTGGCTCCAATTGGCGTCAAGGTTGGCGATAAATTGATGAGCGGTCCGGCTGCTGAAGTACGAGATGGCAATGCTCTTCCTTTGCGCTTGATACCTTTGGGTACCATGGTTCACAACGTGGAAATGACCAAAGGCAAGGGCGGACAAATGGGCAGATCCGCCGGAGCTCAAATACAAGTATTGGCCAAAGAAGGCAAGATGGCTACGTTGCGTTTACCGTCAGGTGAAATGCGCATGGTTCATGTTGACTGTATGGCTACAATCGGTCAGTTGGGCAATACGGATGCTAAAAACATCCGCATTGGTAAAGCCGGCCGTAAGCGTTGGATGGGTATTAAGCCAGCTAACCGCGGTGTCGTGATGAACGCAGTTGATCACCCACACGGTGGTGGTGAAGGTAAATCGCCAATCGGCGGTAAGCCACAAACACCTTGGGGCAAACCAGCTATGGGTTACAAGACCCGTCGCGGTAAGCACAAGACATCTAGCAAGTACATCGTCCAGCGTCGTAAGAAATAA